CTGCTGACCCGCGAGCAGGAACAGAGGCTGATCGAACGCCTGGAAAACGTCGAGAGTCTGGAGCAATTGCAGCACCTGCAGCGGCGTATTTTCGAGCAACTGGGCGTTGAGGTGCGCATCGCACCTGGACCCAATGAAGTACGCACCATGCGCGGCATCGGCATTCAACTCGAAGAAGTCCCCGGCCTGTGCCGCAAGACACGGCAGGCGATTCCCGCAGCCATCCGCCGGGGGTTGGAGCGGCGCCCGGAAATCGCCTGGGAACTGCTCAACGCTCACGACCTGTTGCGTGACGCCTGAGCCCTCTTCAAACCTGCAACACCGGCTTCTGCCGCGAAGAGAGTTTCTGGCTGATGCCGGCCCTGCAGGCAAACGCCTAGTCGCGGTTGAGCAGTCGCTTGAGCACCAGCCCGACGCCGACGGCAATCAGCACCGACTTGCCCGGGTGCGCCCGGACGAAAGCCTTGGCCTGTTCGACCTTGGAGGGCTCCAGGCCTGGCACCAGGGGTTCGCGGGGTTTGAGCAAGGCATCGGCACGATCCAGCAGTTGCCCTAGCAAGTGGCGCGATTGCGGCCCGCGCTGGGCACCAATGGCGTTGCCACGCTCGATCAGCGCATTGGCCTGATCGAGGAAGGTGTCGAGTTCAGAGCGGGTCTTGACCTTGAGGTCGTCGGCGAGTTTGTCAGCGATGTCACGGGCCATGGGCTGTACCTGTTGCGGAGGATGGATACAGCGTTGACTGCATGCCGCAAAGCTTCGTTCCATCGCTGAGCAGGCAGCCTCGATCACCGGCTTGCAGGGGCTATGGGCTGGCTGCATGATAGCCTTGCGCCATGCTAGAGTGCGATTTTTTTCAGGGAGAAAAAGCATGCTTTTCAACGGGTTGTCATGGGGACAGGCGACAGGAGCCGGGACATGAACAAGGCTGCCAAGATCGGTATTGCTCTGGGCGTGGCTGCGGCAGCCATCGTTACGGCTGTGTTGCTGGTCGACGACTCGCCCCAGGCCAGAGTCAAGCAGCAGGCACGCAGCGCCATCCAGCAGTGCCGCGACGAACTCAACCGTTTTACCGGCGCAGCAGGCCCGCGCAACGTCATCTCCGCCGCTTGCGTGAAGATGGAAAACGACTTCGTGGTCAAGTACGGCCACGCACCGTGAAGACCAAGGTCAGCCACAATACCGACCGGTTAACCGGGTAAGGGACTTCAGCTGCGCAGCGACCACATGTTCACAACAGATGCAGTGAATTTTCTGGCACTCTCGCGGCTAAAGCCGCTCCTACCGAGCATATAACGACTACCTGAACTGTATTGCGGCTAAAGCCAATACGGTTCAGTCAGACCACGTACTGCCGACCTTGGGCAGTACGCTGGCCGCCCCGGTTACACGTGAAAGCGCTGCACATGCCCCTGCAATGTATGCCCCAGCCTGGCCAGCTCCTGGCTTGCCTGGCTGGTCTGCTCACTGGCCGTGTAGGTCTGCTCGGTGATATTGCGCACATTCACCACGCTGCGGTTGATCTCCTCGGCCACCGCGCCCTGCTGCTCGGCAGCGGCGGCGATCTGTTGGGTCATGCCCTGGATAGCCACGATACTTGAGTTGATGCTCGACAGCGCCTGACCGGCCTCGCGGGCCAGCTCCACGCTGTCGGTGGTCAGGCTCAGGCTCGACTCCATGCGCTGTACCGCGTTGCTAGTGCCCTGCTGCAACGCAGCGATGAGCCCTTCGATTTCCTGCGTGGACTGCTGGGTGCGTTGGGCCAGGCCACGAACCTCGTCGGCCACCACGGCGAAACCGCGTCCCGCCTCGCCGGCGCGCGCCGCTTCGATGGCGGCGTTCAA
The Pseudomonas sp. DTU_2021_1001937_2_SI_NGA_ILE_001 DNA segment above includes these coding regions:
- a CDS encoding methyl-accepting chemotaxis protein; this encodes MTVNLRQLVSHIGDGATLIASATEELSAITLQTRNGASDQKLETEQVATAMHEMTTSVQDVARNAVETASAVDHAAQDARGGAQIVMKAIGQIESLTGEVQRTSQAIGTLAAESGRIGSMLDVIKSVAEQTNLLALNAAIEAARAGEAGRGFAVVADEVRGLAQRTQQSTQEIEGLIAALQQGTSNAVQRMESSLSLTTDSVELAREAGQALSSINSSIVAIQGMTQQIAAAAEQQGAVAEEINRSVVNVRNITEQTYTASEQTSQASQELARLGHTLQGHVQRFHV